From a single Paenibacillus sp. FSL R5-0345 genomic region:
- a CDS encoding ABC transporter substrate-binding protein, translated as MNQKKVLLAGVSAVLALSLAACGNNEKDNAVSEKSANNAAVAAEGNANSKGNAAQEAVATEQTITYLGKVYVVPAEIHNIVAASLESMEDAAILGVKPVGVLAIADAIPGYLSTELAGASLVGDKFAPSNEAILQLDPDVILGSSKFGEDVSGALNKIQTMIPYSHISTNWKDNLLLLGQLSGKTADAEKIISDYESKAAGAKAEIGEKLKDQSILVIRIRQGSMCVYPAGVYLNPVIYEDLGAAIPEVISSTEAQAELSLEALADINPDYIFLQFETSENTDNATALDELLKNPIFKSVNAAKNNHVFVNAIDPLAQGGTAWSKVRFLDAAIENLLK; from the coding sequence ATGAATCAGAAAAAAGTTTTATTAGCAGGGGTATCAGCAGTTTTAGCTTTGAGTTTAGCCGCTTGCGGTAACAACGAGAAGGATAATGCAGTTTCAGAAAAAAGTGCAAATAATGCTGCAGTAGCAGCAGAGGGAAATGCAAATAGCAAAGGAAATGCGGCTCAGGAAGCAGTTGCCACTGAACAAACTATTACATATTTAGGCAAGGTTTATGTAGTACCTGCAGAGATTCATAATATCGTAGCTGCTAGCCTTGAATCTATGGAAGATGCTGCAATTCTAGGCGTGAAACCAGTAGGGGTACTTGCTATAGCTGATGCCATTCCAGGTTATCTGTCAACGGAGTTAGCTGGCGCATCCTTAGTAGGGGATAAGTTTGCTCCAAGTAATGAAGCGATCCTGCAGTTAGATCCAGATGTTATTTTAGGGTCTTCCAAGTTTGGTGAAGATGTGTCAGGCGCACTTAATAAAATTCAAACGATGATTCCTTATTCACATATTTCAACAAACTGGAAAGATAATTTGCTCTTATTAGGCCAATTATCCGGTAAAACCGCAGATGCGGAAAAGATTATCAGCGATTACGAATCTAAAGCCGCTGGTGCTAAGGCTGAAATTGGAGAAAAGCTGAAGGATCAATCCATTCTAGTGATTCGTATACGTCAGGGCAGTATGTGCGTATATCCCGCGGGCGTTTATCTGAATCCGGTTATATATGAAGATTTGGGCGCTGCCATTCCTGAAGTGATCTCCTCTACAGAGGCTCAAGCGGAGCTTTCTTTAGAAGCTTTGGCGGATATTAATCCGGACTATATTTTCTTGCAGTTTGAGACCAGTGAAAACACTGATAATGCAACAGCACTTGATGAATTGCTCAAGAACCCGATCTTCAAAAGTGTAAATGCAGCCAAAAACAATCATGTCTTTGTAAACGCAATTGATCCGTTGGCACAAGGTGGCACGGCATGGTCTAAAGTTAGATTCCTGGATGCTGCAATTGAAAACCTGTTGAAGTAA